From a single Pirellulaceae bacterium genomic region:
- a CDS encoding phytanoyl-CoA dioxygenase family protein — protein MSKQFSTIPSDAELQSLNRDLSFHPVHNDRPVRLTAQQIDTYNRLGYVAPLTAFGSSEIAAIRSYFDQLLQRVVQQGGNSYSISSAHLKYGPVYDILTNKQIVDHVADLLGQSVIAWGSHFFCKMPHDGQSVAWHQDASYWPLSPSKALTVWLAIDDADQENACMKFVTGSHHFGHMTFRPSSPDEHNVLNQTIDNPEQYGSIVLDELQAGQFSIHSDLLLHGSEANNSDRRRCGLTLRYCSADVRAALGWNEKGVHVRGSDPSGHWSNNPRPTAS, from the coding sequence ATGAGCAAACAATTCAGCACAATTCCCAGCGATGCAGAGTTACAAAGTTTAAACCGCGACCTGAGCTTTCACCCGGTCCACAACGACCGACCTGTTCGACTGACCGCCCAGCAGATCGACACTTACAATAGGTTGGGCTACGTGGCACCGCTGACAGCCTTTGGCTCCTCAGAAATCGCTGCGATTCGTAGCTATTTCGATCAACTCTTACAGCGCGTTGTCCAGCAAGGGGGAAACAGTTACTCGATTAGTTCAGCGCATCTCAAATATGGCCCGGTGTACGACATTTTGACCAACAAACAGATTGTCGATCACGTAGCGGATTTATTGGGCCAGTCGGTGATCGCATGGGGCTCACATTTCTTTTGTAAGATGCCGCATGATGGCCAGTCGGTTGCCTGGCACCAAGACGCCAGTTACTGGCCGTTGTCACCCTCCAAAGCGTTGACCGTCTGGCTGGCGATTGATGATGCCGATCAAGAGAATGCCTGCATGAAATTTGTGACCGGTTCGCATCATTTTGGTCACATGACCTTCCGCCCGAGTTCTCCTGACGAACACAACGTGCTCAATCAGACGATTGACAACCCTGAGCAGTACGGCAGCATCGTCTTAGACGAACTGCAGGCCGGGCAGTTTTCGATTCACAGCGACTTATTGCTGCACGGCTCTGAGGCCAACAACTCGGATCGCCGCCGCTGTGGGCTCACGCTGCGCTACTGCAGCGCCGATGTTCGCGCGGCCCTGGGTTGGAATGAAAAGGGAGTCCACGTTCGAGGGTCCGACCCCAGCGGCCACTGGAGCAACAACCCCAGGCCAACTGCTTCGTAA